Proteins from one Parvibaculum lavamentivorans DS-1 genomic window:
- a CDS encoding winged helix-turn-helix transcriptional regulator: protein MTRTQTSPRPGRRVRGSTTGRPVMALLDLLGRRWVLRIVWELREQPLNFRELQAACGGLSPSVLNSRMAELREALIVELRPDEGYALTKLGRELLSQLAPLTSWSEKWAKALK, encoded by the coding sequence ATGACCAGGACACAAACCTCCCCGCGCCCGGGCCGCCGCGTACGCGGCTCGACAACCGGCCGCCCCGTGATGGCGCTTCTCGACCTGCTGGGGCGGCGCTGGGTCTTGCGAATCGTCTGGGAACTGCGCGAGCAGCCGCTCAATTTCCGCGAGCTGCAGGCGGCCTGTGGCGGGCTTTCGCCGAGCGTCCTCAACAGCCGCATGGCCGAGCTGCGGGAGGCGCTGATTGTCGAGCTGAGGCCGGATGAAGGCTATGCCCTGACAAAGCTGGGGCGCGAACTGCTTTCGCAACTCGCGCCCCTTACCTCGTGGTCGGAAAAATGGGCGAAGGCGCTCAAGTGA
- a CDS encoding carboxymuconolactone decarboxylase family protein — translation MSARIEPAARPYDKDMEETLEKLMPPGVEPLVLFRTLARNPRVFRRFMAGGLLDKGTISMREREIAIDRACARCGGEYEWGVHIALFAERVGFGPAEVAATVAPGADAECWNARERLIVRLVDQLHEANTVDDELWAALKGEFSDEQLLELIVLTGFYHMVSFVVNATRLPLEDYAARFPEAAA, via the coding sequence ATGTCGGCACGTATCGAACCGGCCGCGAGGCCCTACGACAAGGACATGGAAGAAACGCTCGAGAAGCTGATGCCGCCGGGCGTCGAACCTCTCGTCCTGTTTCGGACGCTGGCGCGCAATCCGCGTGTCTTCCGCCGCTTCATGGCGGGCGGGTTGCTCGACAAGGGAACCATTTCAATGCGTGAGCGCGAAATCGCCATCGATCGGGCATGCGCGCGCTGCGGCGGCGAGTATGAATGGGGTGTGCATATCGCGCTCTTCGCGGAACGCGTGGGTTTCGGTCCGGCGGAGGTAGCCGCTACGGTTGCGCCGGGCGCCGACGCAGAATGCTGGAATGCACGCGAAAGGCTGATCGTCCGGCTGGTCGATCAGTTGCACGAAGCAAACACTGTCGACGACGAATTATGGGCCGCCCTGAAGGGGGAGTTCAGCGACGAACAGCTGCTCGAGCTGATCGTTCTCACGGGCTTCTATCACATGGTTTCGTTCGTCGTGAACGCGACGCGGCTGCCGCTGGAAGACTATGCGGCGCGCTTTCCGGAAGCGGCGGCCTGA
- a CDS encoding NADPH:quinone oxidoreductase family protein translates to MQAIRCVSYGAPSDLKLEEMDDPSPRKGEVVIETEAAGLGYVDALFVAGTYQVKLPLPFIPGSEVAGKVVALGEGAPDALMGKRVMALSPRGALAGKIALPAASCIPVPDRMSAEAAAGFIVSYCTALYGFETCGHLREGETVLVLGAAGGVGMAAIDVAKAMGARVIAAASTGEKRAAAKARGADFTLDYTNPEWRKELEPLTGRRDVDLVYDPVGGDFSEAALRSLAPGGRHLVVGFAAGAIPKIPLNLALLKRCSIVGVDWGGYIRANSADNIPLLKTLTAWIEQGRIDPEPAASFPLAQAPMVLQRLLDRQSLGKPVIRFHS, encoded by the coding sequence ATGCAAGCGATCCGCTGCGTCAGTTATGGCGCGCCATCCGATCTCAAGCTCGAAGAGATGGACGATCCGTCGCCGCGAAAAGGCGAAGTGGTGATCGAAACCGAAGCGGCGGGCCTCGGCTATGTCGACGCGCTGTTCGTTGCCGGCACCTATCAGGTGAAGCTGCCCCTGCCCTTCATTCCCGGCAGCGAAGTCGCGGGCAAGGTTGTCGCGCTTGGCGAAGGGGCGCCCGATGCGCTGATGGGCAAGCGCGTCATGGCGCTTTCGCCGCGCGGCGCGCTTGCCGGGAAAATCGCCCTCCCCGCCGCAAGCTGCATTCCCGTGCCGGACAGGATGAGCGCGGAAGCGGCGGCGGGCTTCATCGTCTCCTATTGCACGGCGCTTTACGGCTTCGAGACCTGCGGACATTTGCGCGAGGGCGAAACCGTTCTCGTGCTGGGTGCTGCGGGCGGCGTCGGCATGGCGGCGATAGATGTCGCGAAGGCCATGGGCGCCCGCGTGATCGCCGCCGCTTCCACCGGGGAGAAGCGCGCGGCGGCAAAGGCCCGCGGCGCCGACTTCACCCTCGATTACACAAATCCGGAATGGCGCAAGGAACTCGAGCCGCTCACCGGGCGGCGCGATGTGGACCTCGTCTACGATCCCGTCGGCGGCGATTTCTCGGAAGCCGCCTTGCGCAGCCTCGCGCCGGGCGGCCGGCATCTCGTCGTCGGCTTCGCGGCGGGCGCCATCCCGAAAATTCCGCTGAACCTCGCACTGCTGAAACGCTGCTCGATCGTCGGCGTCGATTGGGGCGGCTATATCCGCGCCAACTCGGCCGACAATATTCCCCTTCTGAAGACATTGACGGCGTGGATAGAACAAGGCCGCATCGACCCGGAACCGGCGGCGAGCTTTCCCCTGGCGCAAGCGCCCATGGTGCTGCAGCGGCTTCTGGATCGCCAAAGCCTCGGCAAGCCCGTCATCCGATTCCACTCATGA
- a CDS encoding hydantoinase B/oxoprolinase family protein — MTTEHTPSARWDFWIDRGGTFTDIIGRAPDGGLHALKLLSENPENYEDAALQGIRDLLAVPGNEPLPAGRIGAVKMGTTVATNALLERKGDRALFLTTRGFRDALAIGYQARPHLFRLKIEKPELLYERVAEVNERVTAEGEVLAPLDAGETREALQRAFDQGIRSVAICFMHGYRHHTHEAEAERLARDIGFTQISTSHNTSPLIKFVSRGDTTVVDAYLSPLLRRYVDRIAAEIDMEESGTRLFFMQSSGGLTDAGLFQGKDAILSGPAGGVVGAAMTAARAGFARVIGFDMGGTSTDVSHYNGDYERSFETQVAGIRMRVPMLRIHTVAAGGGSILRYEDGRFQVGPQSAGATPGPASYRRGGPLAVTDANVMLGKLQPDLFPAVFGPEQNQTLDAETVRRQFAELAARIGGGRTPEDVADGFLRIAVENMANAIKKISVERGHDVTSYVLASFGGAGGQHACLVADALGMTTVHVHPLSGLLSAYGIGQARITASHVRAVLSPLNEKLLPALDDALASLTAAAKREIESQGVDGAAINTRPLLHLRYEGSDTILQIDFSARDRQAAAEAFRQAHEAQFGFSFEGKGIVVEAVEVTAEENAVPDGAATKRASASGTPEAFDRRRIYMAHAWREAEIFLRETLQPGHGLTGPALIVEPNQTIVVEPGWRAEITPDDDVVMRRTEPLPPRVAIGTGADPVMLEIFNNRFMSIAEQMGATLQNTASSVNIKERLDFSCAVFDREGGLVSNAPHMPVHLGSMGASVRAVIDQNTGMGPGDVFVLNAPYNGGTHLPDVTVVAPVYDEARRERLFYVAARGHHADIGGISPGSMPAHSRTVEEEGVLIDNFRIVTGGIFHETEMRSLLAGGKYPARNPDQNIADLRAQIAACEKGSRELRRMVAEFGLPVVEAYMGHVQDNAEENVRRVIDRLKDAHFEQRMDDGSVICVRVTVDKEQRSARIDFSGTSGELASNLNAPSAVARAAVLYVFRCMVDEDIPLNEGCLKPIEIVIPEGSMLSPRYPAAVVGGNVETSQAVTDALFGAFGAMASAQGTMNNLTFGNDRHQYYETIAGGAGAGPDFDGADAVQTHMTNSRLTDPEILEWRFPVLLEDFSIRKGSGGGGKHKGGDGVIRTIRFREPMSLSILSTHRIVAPFGLAGGKDAAPGENELRRSDGRTELLDGSAQAELAAGDAVIVKTPGGGGYGKA; from the coding sequence ATGACGACAGAGCATACGCCCTCCGCGCGCTGGGACTTCTGGATCGATCGCGGGGGAACATTTACCGATATTATCGGCCGGGCGCCGGATGGCGGCCTGCATGCGCTGAAGCTCCTGTCCGAAAATCCCGAGAATTATGAAGACGCGGCCCTGCAGGGCATTCGCGATCTTCTCGCCGTTCCCGGAAACGAACCCCTGCCCGCAGGCCGCATCGGCGCGGTGAAGATGGGGACGACGGTGGCGACGAATGCGCTGCTTGAGCGCAAGGGCGACCGCGCGCTGTTTCTCACCACGCGCGGCTTTCGCGATGCGCTTGCCATCGGCTATCAGGCGCGGCCCCACCTCTTCCGCCTGAAGATCGAAAAACCCGAACTGCTTTATGAGCGCGTTGCGGAGGTGAACGAGCGCGTGACGGCGGAAGGGGAAGTGCTCGCACCTCTCGACGCCGGGGAAACCCGGGAGGCATTGCAAAGAGCCTTCGACCAAGGCATCCGCTCCGTCGCCATCTGCTTCATGCATGGCTATCGCCATCACACGCATGAAGCGGAAGCCGAACGCCTGGCCCGCGACATCGGCTTCACGCAAATCTCGACGAGCCACAACACAAGCCCGCTCATCAAATTCGTCTCGCGCGGCGACACGACCGTTGTCGATGCCTATCTCTCCCCTCTTCTCCGCCGCTATGTCGACCGGATTGCCGCCGAAATCGACATGGAGGAAAGCGGCACGAGGCTCTTCTTCATGCAGTCTTCCGGCGGCCTGACCGATGCGGGCCTCTTTCAGGGGAAGGATGCCATTCTCTCCGGCCCGGCCGGCGGCGTGGTCGGCGCGGCCATGACGGCGGCACGCGCGGGCTTCGCGAGGGTCATCGGCTTCGACATGGGCGGAACCTCCACCGACGTCTCGCACTACAATGGCGACTATGAGCGAAGCTTCGAGACGCAGGTCGCGGGCATACGCATGCGCGTGCCCATGCTTCGCATCCATACCGTTGCCGCGGGCGGCGGCTCTATCCTGCGCTATGAAGACGGACGCTTTCAGGTGGGTCCGCAATCCGCGGGCGCAACGCCCGGTCCCGCCTCATACCGGCGCGGCGGGCCGCTTGCCGTGACCGACGCGAATGTGATGCTGGGGAAGCTGCAGCCGGACCTCTTCCCGGCCGTTTTCGGCCCGGAGCAGAACCAGACGCTCGACGCGGAGACGGTGCGCCGGCAATTCGCCGAACTCGCGGCGCGGATCGGCGGCGGCAGGACGCCGGAAGACGTAGCCGATGGCTTCCTGCGCATTGCCGTCGAGAACATGGCCAACGCGATCAAGAAAATCTCCGTCGAGCGCGGCCATGATGTGACCTCCTATGTGCTTGCGAGCTTCGGCGGCGCGGGCGGCCAGCATGCCTGCCTGGTGGCCGACGCGCTCGGCATGACGACCGTGCATGTTCATCCCTTGTCCGGCCTGCTTTCCGCTTATGGCATCGGCCAGGCGAGGATCACTGCCTCGCATGTGCGCGCCGTGCTGAGCCCCTTGAACGAGAAGCTGCTGCCTGCACTTGACGATGCCCTCGCCAGCCTGACGGCGGCCGCGAAGCGTGAGATCGAAAGCCAGGGCGTGGACGGGGCCGCGATCAACACGAGGCCCCTTCTCCACCTTCGCTACGAAGGCAGCGACACCATCCTGCAGATCGATTTTTCCGCGCGGGACCGGCAGGCGGCAGCGGAAGCCTTCAGGCAGGCGCATGAGGCTCAATTCGGCTTCAGCTTCGAGGGAAAAGGCATCGTGGTGGAGGCTGTGGAGGTGACCGCGGAGGAGAACGCGGTGCCCGATGGCGCCGCCACGAAACGCGCATCCGCAAGCGGCACGCCCGAGGCATTCGACAGGCGCCGGATCTACATGGCCCATGCGTGGCGGGAGGCCGAAATCTTCCTTCGCGAGACACTGCAGCCGGGCCACGGGCTGACGGGGCCGGCGCTCATCGTCGAGCCGAACCAGACGATCGTCGTCGAGCCCGGCTGGCGCGCCGAGATTACGCCCGATGATGACGTGGTGATGCGGCGGACGGAGCCGCTGCCGCCGCGCGTGGCGATCGGCACGGGGGCGGACCCTGTGATGCTGGAGATTTTCAACAACCGCTTCATGTCCATTGCCGAACAGATGGGCGCAACGCTTCAGAACACGGCCTCCTCCGTCAACATCAAAGAACGGCTCGATTTTTCCTGCGCCGTCTTCGACCGCGAGGGCGGGCTTGTTTCAAACGCGCCGCATATGCCGGTTCACCTCGGCTCGATGGGCGCCAGCGTGCGCGCGGTGATCGACCAGAACACCGGGATGGGACCTGGCGACGTCTTCGTGCTGAACGCGCCTTATAATGGCGGCACCCACCTGCCCGATGTGACGGTGGTCGCGCCTGTCTATGACGAAGCCCGGCGGGAGCGGCTTTTCTATGTTGCCGCGCGCGGCCACCACGCCGATATCGGCGGCATATCGCCCGGATCGATGCCCGCGCATTCAAGGACCGTCGAAGAAGAAGGCGTGCTGATCGACAATTTCCGCATCGTGACGGGCGGCATTTTTCACGAGACGGAAATGAGGTCGCTGCTGGCAGGCGGGAAATACCCCGCGCGCAATCCCGATCAGAACATCGCGGACCTGCGCGCCCAGATTGCCGCCTGCGAGAAAGGCAGCCGGGAACTGCGCCGCATGGTGGCCGAATTCGGCCTGCCTGTCGTCGAGGCCTATATGGGCCATGTGCAGGACAATGCGGAGGAAAATGTCCGCCGCGTAATCGACCGGCTGAAGGATGCGCATTTCGAGCAGCGCATGGATGATGGTTCGGTGATCTGCGTGCGCGTGACCGTGGACAAGGAGCAGCGCAGCGCAAGGATAGATTTCAGCGGCACGAGCGGCGAGCTCGCCAGCAACCTGAATGCGCCATCGGCCGTTGCGCGCGCGGCGGTGCTCTATGTTTTCCGCTGCATGGTGGACGAGGACATTCCGCTGAATGAAGGCTGCCTGAAGCCAATCGAAATAGTCATTCCCGAAGGCTCGATGCTGAGCCCGCGCTATCCCGCGGCCGTTGTCGGCGGCAATGTGGAGACGAGCCAGGCGGTGACGGACGCGCTTTTCGGCGCCTTCGGCGCGATGGCATCGGCGCAAGGCACGATGAACAACCTCACCTTCGGCAATGACAGGCATCAATATTATGAAACGATTGCCGGCGGTGCGGGCGCCGGCCCCGATTTCGACGGCGCGGATGCCGTGCAGACGCATATGACGAATTCGCGGCTGACCGACCCCGAAATACTCGAATGGCGCTTTCCCGTGTTGCTGGAGGATTTCAGCATTCGCAAGGGCTCGGGCGGCGGCGGCAAACACAAAGGCGGCGACGGCGTCATCCGCACCATCCGCTTCCGCGAACCGATGAGCCTTTCCATCCTCTCGACGCATCGCATCGTCGCGCCGTTCGGCCTCGCGGGCGGAAAGGACGCGGCGCCCGGCGAGAATGAACTGCGCCGCAGCGACGGCCGAACCGAGTTACTCGATGGTTCGGCGCAGGCCGAACTGGCGGCGGGAGATGCCGTCATTGTGAAGACGCCCGGCGGCGGCGGCTACGGCAAGGCCTGA
- a CDS encoding TerB family tellurite resistance protein, which produces MSIWGKIAGAGVGLAVGGPLGALLGAVAGHIVVDRALQDSEVVFTIALIALSAKMAKADGEVSDAEIRAFEEIFQVPPGEAKNVSRVYKVAQQDVAGFEAYARQVARIYQDRPAVLEDVIDALFHIAKADGHVHVQELEYLRIVADIFGFSEIEFARIRASHLGHEKGDPYLVLGITPGISDEDLKKAYRRLVRENHPDTLIARGVPKELVTIANEKLAAINVAYGKIVAQRGIAA; this is translated from the coding sequence ATGTCGATTTGGGGAAAAATCGCGGGCGCCGGCGTTGGCTTAGCCGTCGGTGGGCCCTTGGGTGCGCTTCTGGGAGCGGTCGCCGGGCATATCGTCGTCGACCGCGCACTCCAGGACAGCGAGGTCGTGTTCACGATCGCCCTTATCGCGCTTTCGGCGAAGATGGCGAAAGCCGACGGCGAAGTCAGCGATGCCGAGATCAGGGCCTTTGAAGAGATCTTCCAGGTGCCGCCCGGCGAGGCGAAGAATGTCTCGCGGGTCTACAAGGTGGCGCAGCAGGATGTTGCCGGCTTCGAGGCCTATGCGCGGCAGGTGGCCCGTATCTATCAGGACCGGCCCGCCGTCCTCGAAGACGTGATTGACGCGCTCTTTCATATTGCGAAGGCGGATGGTCATGTTCACGTGCAGGAGCTCGAATATCTGCGCATCGTCGCGGATATTTTCGGCTTCTCCGAAATCGAGTTCGCCCGTATCCGCGCCAGCCATCTCGGCCACGAGAAAGGCGATCCCTATCTCGTGCTCGGCATCACGCCCGGTATTTCCGATGAAGACCTCAAGAAAGCCTATCGCCGGCTGGTCCGGGAGAACCATCCGGATACGTTGATCGCGCGCGGCGTGCCGAAGGAGCTTGTGACCATCGCCAACGAGAAGCTGGCGGCGATCAATGTCGCCTATGGAAAGATCGTGGCTCAACGCGGCATCGCCGCCTAG